In a single window of the Heliangelus exortis chromosome 1, bHelExo1.hap1, whole genome shotgun sequence genome:
- the TLR7 gene encoding toll-like receptor 7 — MVPHANALSFVLLFLFPLLLSGVWFPKSLPCDVKASEGTVTVDCTDRRLLEVPKGIPANVTNLTLSINHIPHISPTSFAYLQNLMEIDFRCNCVPVRMGPKDHVCTTIPRIENGSFSALTSLKSLYLDANRLPEIPRGLPTTLSLLSLEANSIFSIQKVNFSELGNIEALYLGQNCYYRNPCNVSFEIENTALLELKKLTILSLKSNNLTHIPPNLPSTLKELYIYNNMIQVIQEHDLSALQNLEILDLSGNCPRCYNAPYPCTPCPKITIEIHSKAFYSLKNLRILRLHSNSLQSIPSRWFKNIRNLKELDLSQNFLIKEIGDAQFLKSIPSLVMLDLSFNFELKMYPPSLNLSKTFSSLSNLETLRLKGYVFKELRGGNLDPLRRLRNLTVLDLGTNFIKIADLRVFKDFPSLKLIDLSVNKISPSSAESNFYGFCSNPKVSVEQYNRQLLQEMHYFRYDVYGRSCRSKDKEASYYESSVKEDCLKYGETLDLSRNNIFFINPSDFWGLSYLKCLNLSGNAISQTLNGSEFNYLSGLKYLDFSNNRIDLLYSTAFQELKLLEVLDLSYNKHYFLAEGVTHVLSFMKNLAYLQKLMMNENEISTSISTGMESQSLRILEFRGNRLDVLWKDGNPRYLSFFKNLTSLEQLDISFNSLSFFPSAVFQALPPELKILNLTNNQMKSFNWGYLSYIKKLETLDLSNNLLTTVPRELSNCSSTLKELILRNNRIHKLTKYFLRDAFELKYLDLSSNELQIIKESSFPENVINNLKTLLLHGNPFKCNCDAVWFVWWINQTQVTIPLLATDVTCAGPGAHKGRSLVFLDLYTCELDTSYLILYALSASTILGLMMLTVTSHLYFWDMWYGYHYCTAKLRGYRRLSLPDACYDAFVAYDTEDPAVNEWVMKELVERLENQEARQFNLCLEQRDWLPGHPVFDNLSQSIQLSKKTIFVLTKKYIKSGSFRTTFYMAHQRLLDEKMDVIILIFLEKVLQKSRYVRLRMRLCRSSVLEWPTNPRSQPYFWHCLKNAIARSNAQAYNKLLQETV; from the exons atg GTACCTCACGCAAATGCATTGTCATTTGTCTTGCTCTTCCTATTTCCATTGCTGCTGTCAGGAGTTTGGTTTCCCAAAAGTTTACCCTGTGATGTTAAAGCCTCTGAAGGTACCGTGACAGTCGACTGCACCGATCGGCGTCTCCTGGAAGTCCCCAAAGGGATCCCTGCAAATGTGACCAACCTTACCCTGAGTATTAATCATATCCCCCATATCTCTCCAACGTCCTTTGCTTATCTTCAAAACCTCATGGAGATTGATTTCAGATGCAACTGTGTGCCTGTCAGAATGGGGCCCAAAGATCACGTGTGCACCACAATACCAAGGATTGAGAATGGCAGTTTTTCTGCCCTGACAAGCCTGAAGTCATTGTATTTGGATGCAAACCGGCTGCCAGAAATACCCCGGGGTCTTCCCACTACTTTAAGTCTGCTGAGCCTGGAAGCAAACAGCATCTTTTCTATCCAAAAAGTCAATTTTTCAGAGCTAGGAAACATAGAAGCATTGTATCTAGGACAGAACTGCTACTACCGTAACCCATGCAATGTTTCGTTTGAAATTGAAAACACAGCCCTTCTGGAGctgaaaaaattaacaatacTATCCCTGAAGTCTAACAATTTAACACACATTCCACCCAATTTGCCGTCTACTTTGAAGGAACTGTATATTTATAATAACATGATTCAAGTGATTCAAGAACATGATTTAAGTGCCCTTCAGAACCTAGAAATTCTTGATCTAAGTGGTAATTGCCCACGTTGCTATAATGCCCCATATCCTTGTACTCCTTGCCCCAAGATTACAATTGAGATACATTCAAAGGCTTTTTATTCCTtgaaaaatttaagaattttaCGACTTCACAGTAATTCTCTTCAGAGTATACCCAGCAGGTGGTTTAAAAACATCAGGAATCTCAAAGAGCTTGACCTGTCCCAAAACTTCCTCATAAAGGAGATTGGAGATGCTCAGTTTTTGAAGTCTATCCCCAGCCTTGTAATGCTCGATCTGTCCTTTAATTTTGAATTGAAGATGTATCCTCCATCCTTGAATCtttctaaaacattttcttccctctctaaCCTTGAAACCCTGAGGCTCAAGGGTTATGTCTTTAAAGAACTGAGAGGAGGAAATCTGGATCCATTGCGCCGTCTTAGAAATCTAACGGTGTTGGATCTTGGGACTAACTTTATTAAAATTGCTGACCTGAGAGTGTTCAAGGATTTTCCGTCTCTTAAACTCATAGACCTCTCCGTGAATAAAATTTCTCCTTCTTCAGCTGAAAGCAACTTTTATGGATTTTGCTCTAATCCTAAGGTTTCAGTAGAGCAATACAACAGGCAGCTATTACAAGAGATGCATTATTTCAGGTATGATGTGTACGGGCGAAGCTGCAGGTCCAAAGACAAAGAGGCTTCTTACTATGAATCTTCAGTTAAGGAAGACTGCCTGAAATATGGAGAAACTTTGGATTTAAGCAGAaacaacatattttttattaaccCTTCAGACTTCTGGGGTCTTAGTTACCTCAAATGCCTCAACTTGTCAGGTAATGCAATAAGTCAAACTTTAAATGGAAGTGAATTTAACTACTTGTCTGGATTGAAATACCTGGATTTTTCTAACAACAGGATTGACTTGCTCTACTCCACTGCTTTCCAAGAGCTAAAACTATTAGAAGTTCTAGACTTGAGCTACaacaaacattattttctgGCAGAAGGTGTTACTCATGTACTTAGTTTTATGAAAAACTTGGCTTATCTGCAGAAGCTGATGATGAATGAGAATGAGATTTCTACCTCAATTAGCACAGGAATGGAAAGCCAGTCTCTTCGAATTTTAGAATTCAGAGGAAATCGCTTAGATGTTTTATGGAAGGATGGGAATCCTAGATACTTGTCATTCTTCAAGAATCTGACCAGCCTGGAACAACTGGATATTTCTTTCAACTCACTCAGTTTTTTCCCTAGTGCTGTTTTTCAAGCCCTGCCTCCAGAACTCAAGATCCTCAACCTGACCAATAACCAAATGAAGAGTTTCAACTGGGGATACCTCAGCTATATAAAGAAACTAGAAACTCTGGACCTCAGCAATAACCTTCTGACTACCGTTCCCCGAGAACTGTCCAATTGCTCTTCAACGCTCAAAGAACTGATACTCCGAAACAACCGCATTCACAAgctaacaaaatattttctcagagATGCTTTTGAATTGAAATACTTGGACCTCAGCTCAAATGAGCTCCAAATAATTAAGGAATCCAGCTTCCCTGAAAATGTCATTAATAACCTAAAGACGCTGCTTTTGCATGGCAATCCTTTCAAGTGCAATTGTGATgctgtgtggtttgtttggtggATCAATCAGACTCAAGTGACTATTCCTCTTCTGGCCACAGATGTGACCTGTGCTGGCCCAGGAGCACATAAAGGAAGGAGTCTGGTTTTCTTGGATCTGTATACCTGTGAGCTAGACACCTCGTATTTGATCCTGTATGCTCTGTCAGCTTCAACTATCCTAGGCTTAATGATGCTCACCGTGACCAGCCATCTCTATTTTTGGGATATGTGGTATGGTTACCATTACTGCACTGCCAAGCTGAGGGGATATCGGCGTTTATCTTTACCAGATGCTTGCTACGATGCTTTTGTTGCCTATGACACTGAAGATCCAGCTGTGAATGAGTGGGTGATGAAAGAACTGGTTGAAAGGCTGGAAAATCAAGAAGCCAGGCAGTTCAATTTATGCCTCGAACAAAGGGACTGGCTCCCAGGACATCCAGTTTTTGACAACCTTTCCCAGAGTATTCAGCTGAGCAAAAAGACCATATTTGTGCTGaccaaaaaatatattaaaagtgGCAGCTTCAGGACAACATTTTATATGGCCCACCAGCGGCTCCTAGATGAAAAAATGGATGTCATTATCTTGATATTTCTTGAGAAGGTTTTGCAGAAGTCTCGGTATGTTCGTCTGAGGATGAGGCTCTGCAGAAGTTCTGTTCTGGAATGGCCAACTAACCCTCGGTCTCAGCCTTACTTCTGGCATTGCCTGAAAAATGCAATAGCCAGGAGCAATGCCCAGGCTTACAATAAGCTTCTCCAAGAAACTGTTTAG